In a genomic window of Tissierella sp. Yu-01:
- a CDS encoding ABC transporter ATP-binding protein: MQSLEKNNKAVLELSNVSKNFGGVVAAENISFPMYPGEVFGLIGPNGAGKTTLLNLICGIYKINNGKITLLGSDITNNKIHAISKKGILRTFQHPRLLENCDIKTNIVVGMDLAKKRKSKMYDKRDELLDELLNAANLSEIDINEETSKLSYGQKKLLEIVRSILADPIVLLLDEPAAGLNNKEIEYVVNLINIAKNKNIAVLLIEHSMDLVMNICDTITVLNFGKQIALGTPEEIQNNPEVIKAYLGG; this comes from the coding sequence ATGCAAAGCTTAGAAAAAAACAACAAAGCCGTATTGGAACTAAGTAATGTTAGTAAAAATTTTGGTGGTGTTGTTGCAGCTGAAAACATCTCGTTTCCAATGTATCCAGGAGAAGTATTTGGTCTAATTGGTCCGAATGGTGCTGGGAAGACTACATTACTAAATTTAATATGTGGAATTTATAAAATTAATAATGGGAAAATTACCCTATTGGGTTCAGATATAACTAACAATAAGATTCATGCAATTTCTAAAAAGGGAATTTTAAGGACATTCCAACATCCACGTTTGTTGGAAAACTGTGATATAAAAACCAATATTGTTGTAGGAATGGACTTAGCCAAGAAAAGAAAATCTAAAATGTATGACAAACGAGATGAACTTTTAGATGAACTTTTAAATGCTGCTAATTTAAGTGAAATAGATATTAATGAGGAAACTTCAAAACTTTCTTATGGTCAAAAGAAACTATTAGAAATAGTAAGGTCTATTCTAGCAGACCCTATAGTATTATTATTGGACGAGCCAGCTGCTGGACTAAATAATAAAGAAATAGAATATGTTGTAAACTTAATTAATATTGCGAAAAACAAGAATATTGCGGTACTACTAATAGAGCACTCAATGGATTTAGTAATGAATATATGCGATACAATAACTGTATTAAACTTTGGAAAACAAATTGCCTTAGGTACTCCAGAGGAAATACAAAACAATCCAGAAGTTATAAAAGCATACTTAGGAGGTTAA
- the dpsA gene encoding dipicolinate synthase subunit DpsA, producing the protein MKKTKFTILGGDLRNVELAYLLKMDGNEVEVYGFDKLDLYLNQQEKLHESIFTSDVIVGPLPISEDSKMLNAPFFTGNIQINDILYLLSRKQVFTAGKISNEFQNRARDMGLNSIDYFDREEMQALNAVPTAEGAIQVAMENMDITLHSSNALILGYGRIGKTLSRMLYGLGANVYVEARDYGDLAWIENFKYKPVHLKDLEHYLSNIDVIFNTIPHVILDEYLLSRVNKDIVIINIASSPGGIDLEVAKELGLKVISAKGLPGKVAPVTAARIIKDTVYNILDELEK; encoded by the coding sequence ATGAAAAAGACCAAATTTACCATTTTAGGAGGAGATCTACGGAACGTTGAATTAGCATATTTACTTAAGATGGACGGAAATGAGGTAGAGGTTTATGGATTTGATAAGCTAGACCTATATCTCAATCAACAAGAAAAGCTTCATGAGTCTATATTTACTTCAGATGTTATAGTAGGACCTTTACCTATTTCAGAAGATAGTAAAATGCTTAATGCACCTTTTTTCACAGGTAATATACAAATAAATGATATTCTTTATTTGTTGTCAAGAAAGCAAGTATTTACAGCAGGTAAAATTAGCAATGAGTTTCAGAACAGGGCTAGGGATATGGGTCTTAACTCAATAGATTATTTTGATAGAGAAGAGATGCAGGCCTTAAATGCAGTGCCAACTGCTGAAGGTGCCATTCAAGTAGCTATGGAAAACATGGATATTACGTTGCACAGTTCAAACGCATTGATCCTAGGCTATGGAAGAATAGGGAAGACTCTATCGAGAATGCTTTATGGATTAGGTGCAAATGTTTACGTTGAAGCTAGGGATTATGGTGACTTAGCATGGATTGAGAACTTCAAATATAAGCCGGTACATCTAAAAGACTTAGAACATTATCTTTCAAATATAGATGTTATTTTCAATACTATCCCTCATGTTATCCTAGATGAATACTTATTAAGTAGAGTTAATAAGGATATTGTAATAATCAATATAGCTTCTTCCCCAGGAGGAATTGATTTAGAAGTTGCGAAAGAATTAGGCTTGAAGGTAATTAGTGCAAAGGGCTTACCAGGAAAGGTTGCACCAGTTACAGCCGCAAGAATAATAAAAGATACAGTTTATAATATCTTAGATGAACTTGAAAAGTAA
- a CDS encoding LacI family DNA-binding transcriptional regulator: MGNVTMKEIARRANVSTATVSRVINNKGPISEITKSKVLAAIETLEYHPNLVARSLKNSTTHTISLVVSDISNAYFAKLSLAVEQVIHPKGYTLIVCSTGDSPEKEAGDLKNLLEKKVDGIILNTTGGNNEYISALSRKAPLVLCNRKIDNFDINCDFIDNDNYTASYKLTSNLIEQGHKKIGIVNGPMIVSSAQERFEGFKDAMNKISINITQDYEYYFDARYDEQSGYEVAKKVASLENKPTALVIMNGPMTIGALRYFRSQNIRIPEDISIVSATDIINQDLFYIELNAAIMDPWIIGKRAAEMLIERIEQDNKIPNREVRFYPEIRIGNSTKIIG, encoded by the coding sequence ATGGGAAACGTAACAATGAAGGAAATCGCTAGAAGAGCTAATGTTTCAACTGCAACTGTTTCAAGAGTCATAAATAATAAAGGACCTATTAGTGAAATTACTAAATCTAAGGTGTTAGCAGCTATAGAAACTTTAGAATATCATCCAAACCTAGTGGCTCGAAGCTTAAAAAATAGCACTACTCATACAATATCACTTGTAGTATCAGATATATCAAATGCTTATTTTGCTAAGTTGTCATTAGCCGTGGAACAGGTTATTCATCCAAAAGGCTATACACTTATAGTATGTAGCACTGGAGATAGCCCAGAAAAAGAAGCGGGAGACCTAAAAAACTTACTGGAAAAAAAGGTAGATGGTATTATTCTAAATACTACAGGGGGAAATAATGAATATATATCTGCTTTAAGCAGAAAAGCTCCTTTAGTATTATGTAATAGAAAGATAGACAATTTTGATATTAACTGTGATTTCATCGATAATGATAATTATACTGCAAGCTATAAACTTACTTCAAATTTAATTGAACAAGGTCACAAAAAAATAGGTATTGTTAACGGCCCTATGATTGTAAGTTCTGCCCAAGAAAGATTTGAAGGGTTTAAAGATGCAATGAATAAAATTAGTATCAATATCACTCAAGATTATGAATATTATTTTGATGCTCGTTATGATGAACAATCTGGGTATGAAGTAGCTAAGAAAGTTGCAAGTTTAGAAAATAAGCCTACAGCTTTAGTTATTATGAATGGTCCAATGACAATTGGGGCACTACGTTATTTCAGATCACAGAATATAAGAATACCTGAAGATATTTCTATTGTAAGTGCAACAGATATTATTAATCAGGACCTTTTTTATATAGAGTTAAATGCGGCTATAATGGACCCATGGATTATAGGAAAAAGGGCTGCTGAAATGCTAATTGAAAGAATTGAACAAGATAATAAAATTCCAAATAGAGAAGTGAGATTTTATCCTGAAATAAGGATTGGAAATAGTACAAAAATCATTGGGTAA
- a CDS encoding ABC transporter ATP-binding protein yields the protein MLKIENLIANYGPIEALHSINLEVRGDEIVALIGSNGAGKTTTLNAISGHVKIKGSIKFNDEELTKYEQHKIAQKGILQVPEGRHVFPGLTVEQNLTLGSVAWGGMNAPIKEVQADMEKVFAIFPRLLERRKQSAWSMSGGEQQMLVLGRAIMGRPKILLLDEPSMGLAPIIIDELFEKIKEINKLGTPVLLVEQNAKRALSIANRGYVMERGNIVLEGKASELLDDVRVKEAYLGKVKRD from the coding sequence ATGCTTAAAATTGAAAATTTAATTGCGAATTATGGTCCGATTGAAGCTCTTCACAGCATAAATTTGGAAGTAAGAGGTGATGAGATAGTTGCATTAATTGGTAGCAACGGTGCTGGAAAGACAACAACCCTTAATGCAATATCAGGACATGTTAAAATAAAAGGCTCTATAAAATTTAATGATGAAGAGCTAACAAAGTATGAACAACATAAAATTGCTCAAAAAGGTATTCTCCAAGTTCCAGAAGGACGACATGTTTTTCCGGGATTAACTGTTGAGCAAAACTTAACCTTAGGTAGTGTTGCCTGGGGAGGAATGAATGCCCCTATCAAAGAAGTACAAGCGGATATGGAAAAGGTATTTGCTATTTTCCCCAGATTACTTGAAAGAAGAAAGCAATCTGCTTGGAGTATGAGTGGTGGAGAACAACAGATGCTTGTATTAGGAAGAGCGATTATGGGTAGACCTAAAATACTATTGTTAGACGAGCCATCCATGGGACTTGCACCTATTATAATTGATGAACTATTTGAAAAGATTAAAGAAATAAATAAACTGGGAACTCCAGTTTTATTAGTTGAACAAAATGCAAAGCGTGCTTTATCAATTGCTAACAGAGGATATGTAATGGAAAGAGGTAATATAGTTCTAGAGGGTAAAGCAAGTGAACTTTTAGATGACGTAAGAGTTAAAGAAGCATATCTAGGTAAAGTGAAAAGGGATTAA
- a CDS encoding branched-chain amino acid ABC transporter permease codes for MNNLQLLVSGVALGIVYGLVAMGMVLIFRTVGVMNFAQGNFLMFSGYVCYQFNQKIGLPMAISMFITIIIMGLMGILFQKVAYWPLRNAPSKAIVVSTMGAAFVLQEGARIIWGAVPLSMDRLIPGSVKLGSSVLQGQYIAIIIVSAILMAFIYFLLEKTRIGSIMQATAQDQYMASLVGISVKKSVALTFFLSIAIAGIAGTLMTPIFFITTGVGTTSSVKAFAAIVIGGFGSIPGAIIGGIIVGLVEAFGGTYISSTYQLALIYVVLILVLIFRPQGLFGGKIQEKA; via the coding sequence ATGAATAATTTACAACTTCTAGTTTCTGGAGTAGCTCTAGGAATAGTCTATGGACTAGTAGCTATGGGGATGGTTCTTATCTTCCGTACTGTTGGGGTTATGAACTTCGCTCAAGGTAATTTCCTAATGTTCAGTGGTTATGTATGTTATCAATTTAATCAAAAGATAGGGTTACCCATGGCTATATCAATGTTTATTACAATAATTATAATGGGTTTAATGGGTATTTTATTTCAAAAAGTTGCTTATTGGCCATTAAGAAATGCTCCATCTAAAGCAATTGTTGTAAGTACAATGGGAGCGGCATTCGTATTACAAGAAGGAGCGAGAATTATATGGGGAGCAGTGCCCCTGTCAATGGACCGTTTAATACCTGGTTCAGTTAAGTTAGGAAGTAGTGTACTACAAGGACAATATATAGCAATTATTATTGTATCTGCAATTCTAATGGCTTTTATTTACTTCTTACTTGAAAAGACTAGAATCGGAAGCATTATGCAGGCGACTGCACAAGATCAGTATATGGCTTCATTAGTAGGAATATCTGTTAAGAAATCAGTTGCGTTGACATTTTTCTTGAGTATTGCAATTGCAGGTATTGCAGGTACTCTAATGACACCAATATTCTTTATTACGACTGGTGTTGGTACTACCTCTAGTGTTAAAGCTTTTGCAGCTATTGTAATCGGTGGATTCGGCAGCATTCCTGGAGCTATTATAGGAGGAATAATCGTAGGATTAGTTGAAGCATTTGGAGGTACTTATATATCATCAACATACCAGTTGGCTCTAATATATGTAGTATTGATTTTAGTTCTAATATTTAGACCGCAAGGATTATTTGGTGGAAAGATTCAAGAGAAGGCGTAG
- a CDS encoding RpiB/LacA/LacB family sugar-phosphate isomerase gives MSKKIIVGADGSGFKLKEAVKKHLEIRGYEVVDIGTQDINNPSHYFDVGFNVGKEVSDGSFERGIIFCGSGMGVGITANKIPGVYAAVCDNIYEAQQARIINNANILALGGNFVTPEIGIIMVDTFLDTEFAEGLPTETKEYLTKCLEEIDKKEEELYK, from the coding sequence ATGAGTAAAAAGATAATAGTTGGCGCAGATGGTAGTGGTTTCAAACTAAAAGAAGCTGTCAAAAAACACCTTGAAATTAGAGGATATGAAGTTGTAGATATAGGAACACAGGATATAAATAATCCATCACATTACTTCGATGTTGGATTCAATGTAGGTAAAGAAGTATCCGATGGAAGTTTTGAAAGGGGAATTATATTCTGTGGAAGTGGTATGGGAGTAGGTATCACAGCAAATAAAATACCTGGAGTATATGCAGCTGTTTGTGACAATATTTATGAGGCACAACAAGCCCGAATTATTAATAATGCCAATATATTGGCTTTGGGAGGTAACTTCGTAACCCCTGAGATTGGAATTATTATGGTAGATACATTCCTAGATACTGAATTTGCTGAAGGACTTCCAACTGAAACAAAAGAGTATTTAACAAAATGCTTAGAAGAGATAGATAAAAAGGAAGAAGAATTATATAAATAA
- a CDS encoding branched-chain amino acid ABC transporter permease yields MKNKLTKKNIVLIAVGVLIAALVLNIPYIATSNYMIRVVNMSMITYLVVLSVYVLLGMCGQNSFAQAGLWGVGAYVTANLTTKFEFSPIAATLVSILATALFAFIIGFALFRLREFYFTFSTIGLMVILNSLFLNWTPVTGGAMGFSGIPTYSLLGFKFRTEAEYFYLILGVIIIVSILMNILYKSSLGRSFMAIRDNELAANCLGINSLLTKSISFAISGALCGLAGALYASMSGYLSSSTFTYNQSTLYLVMIMLGGTISPAGALIGGVGITLLQELLRPLENYMLLIFGAGIMIMMIFQPEGILGGGKAFYAKLRKKQQSRIGTK; encoded by the coding sequence ATGAAAAATAAATTAACGAAGAAAAATATTGTACTAATTGCTGTTGGTGTATTAATTGCTGCTTTAGTATTGAATATACCATATATTGCAACTTCCAATTATATGATCCGTGTTGTTAATATGTCAATGATAACTTATTTAGTCGTTTTAAGTGTATATGTTTTGTTAGGAATGTGCGGCCAAAATTCATTTGCTCAAGCTGGTTTATGGGGTGTAGGGGCTTATGTAACTGCAAACTTAACTACTAAATTTGAATTTTCTCCTATTGCAGCTACATTAGTGAGTATATTAGCTACAGCTTTATTTGCCTTCATAATAGGTTTTGCGCTTTTTAGGCTACGTGAATTTTACTTTACATTTTCAACCATTGGTTTAATGGTGATATTAAATAGTTTGTTTTTAAATTGGACTCCTGTTACAGGTGGAGCTATGGGATTCTCTGGAATTCCAACCTATAGCTTACTAGGATTTAAATTCAGAACAGAAGCTGAATATTTCTACTTGATATTAGGTGTAATAATAATAGTAAGTATTTTAATGAATATATTATACAAATCATCTCTTGGTAGATCCTTTATGGCAATAAGAGATAATGAATTAGCTGCAAATTGTCTAGGAATTAATAGCTTATTAACCAAAAGCATATCCTTTGCAATTTCTGGCGCATTGTGTGGACTAGCTGGGGCATTATATGCAAGTATGTCAGGCTATTTAAGTAGTTCGACTTTCACATACAATCAATCTACTTTATATCTAGTTATGATTATGCTTGGTGGTACAATAAGTCCAGCAGGTGCTTTAATAGGTGGAGTTGGCATTACTTTATTGCAAGAGTTGTTACGTCCACTTGAAAATTATATGCTTTTAATATTCGGTGCTGGAATAATGATTATGATGATTTTCCAACCTGAAGGAATATTGGGAGGAGGTAAGGCGTTTTATGCAAAGCTTAGAAAAAAACAACAAAGCCGTATTGGAACTAAGTAA
- a CDS encoding RpiB/LacA/LacB family sugar-phosphate isomerase: MKIAVVCDKAGYSLKAAMVEKLIEAGYEIIDFGLNNPDDDMDFPDAAQMLCQPVLTGEAERAIMFAGTGVGASIACNKIPGIRASIIHDIQCAHQAVEHDHVQVMCIGGQVVGEWLAWDLIQAFLPAKGFTDEKTLRCVHKLNLMDGSAK; the protein is encoded by the coding sequence ATGAAAATTGCAGTTGTATGTGATAAGGCTGGTTATAGTCTAAAGGCAGCTATGGTAGAGAAGCTTATAGAAGCAGGATATGAAATAATAGATTTTGGTTTAAATAATCCAGATGATGATATGGATTTTCCAGATGCAGCTCAAATGTTATGTCAACCTGTGTTAACAGGGGAAGCTGAAAGAGCTATTATGTTCGCCGGAACTGGTGTAGGTGCATCTATAGCTTGTAACAAGATACCAGGGATTCGTGCATCAATCATTCATGATATTCAATGTGCACATCAAGCTGTAGAGCATGACCATGTACAAGTTATGTGCATTGGTGGGCAAGTTGTTGGTGAATGGTTAGCATGGGACTTAATTCAAGCATTTTTGCCTGCAAAGGGATTCACTGATGAAAAGACATTAAGATGTGTTCATAAGTTAAACTTAATGGATGGTAGTGCTAAATAA
- a CDS encoding ABC transporter substrate-binding protein yields MKKLTALLLALVLVVGLVGCTSEPTSSGNSSNEEDVIYIGMLASLTGGYATQGEYAKHSAEIAVEEINEAGGVLGKKIEVIIEDDLGTDEGAINAYNKLASNDGIVGIIGSGYSTLNLAVNSAAERAEILTTAQGSNDKLGYLNNPWHFQMRTADSVQVTAGIRYAVEELGVKNWAILNATDAASVGQAEVTKATLGEYGITPKLELSYNEGTQDFTSHLVQIQEAGVDAIFSAGNAVEGALLMTQYKQLGLDAIVIGSNAYSSAQMLELAGAEVMEGIYSATHYTPETPRERGAAYTQAYFDKTGVVADAAGALVYDHVYLIAEAVEKAGSTDRTEVRDAFLTIENFDGAVTDYTVTTEGGSGTSAMLVQNDNNGGKKVIDVINVVPNK; encoded by the coding sequence ATGAAAAAACTTACTGCTCTTTTATTAGCACTAGTTTTAGTGGTAGGATTAGTTGGTTGTACATCAGAACCAACAAGCTCAGGTAATTCTTCAAATGAAGAAGATGTTATTTATATAGGTATGTTAGCGTCGTTAACTGGTGGTTATGCAACTCAAGGTGAATATGCTAAGCATTCAGCTGAAATTGCAGTTGAAGAAATCAATGAAGCAGGCGGGGTACTAGGTAAGAAAATTGAGGTAATTATAGAAGATGACCTAGGTACAGATGAAGGTGCTATTAATGCATACAACAAACTAGCTTCCAATGATGGTATTGTAGGAATAATAGGATCAGGATATTCAACTTTAAATCTTGCAGTTAACTCAGCTGCAGAGAGAGCTGAAATATTAACTACAGCTCAAGGAAGTAATGATAAGCTTGGATATTTAAACAACCCTTGGCATTTCCAAATGCGTACAGCTGATAGTGTTCAAGTAACAGCAGGGATAAGATATGCTGTAGAAGAATTGGGCGTAAAAAACTGGGCTATTTTAAATGCAACAGATGCAGCAAGCGTTGGACAAGCTGAAGTAACTAAAGCTACATTAGGTGAATATGGTATAACTCCAAAGTTAGAATTATCATATAACGAAGGAACACAGGACTTTACATCACATTTAGTACAAATCCAAGAAGCTGGTGTTGATGCAATATTCTCAGCAGGTAATGCAGTAGAGGGTGCTCTACTAATGACTCAATATAAACAATTAGGTCTTGATGCAATAGTTATTGGTTCAAATGCATATTCTTCAGCACAAATGCTAGAATTAGCTGGAGCAGAAGTTATGGAAGGAATTTACTCAGCTACACACTATACACCTGAAACTCCTAGAGAAAGAGGAGCAGCGTATACACAAGCTTACTTTGATAAAACAGGTGTAGTTGCTGATGCAGCTGGAGCTTTAGTATATGACCATGTTTACTTAATAGCTGAAGCTGTTGAGAAAGCTGGAAGTACAGATCGTACAGAAGTAAGAGATGCTTTCTTAACTATTGAAAACTTCGATGGTGCAGTAACAGATTATACAGTAACTACTGAAGGCGGTAGTGGAACAAGTGCTATGCTAGTACAAAATGACAATAATGGTGGTAAAAAGGTAATAGATGTTATCAACGTAGTACCTAATAAATAA
- a CDS encoding permease-like cell division protein FtsX gives MKVIFRNTGYFFREIKTIVKLDFLSNIFSIISLSFIFFLLSLIFSGGWITNDLIKAIENEAEISVYYNEEINVVDIENRIKKVTGVKEVNYIDENKAKSEMTEIMGEESRILELFDHNPFDPYIEVKIDLNYVESISEEVELINGIELVRDNKEILDKLKDISSLITILGLILIIAVSISTLVITSHIIRQGINSNKEQIYTLRLLGAPESFITLPFILEGLFMTILAGIISLIMIFVVINYIYAKIMAFLPFLILPNMMQMMYGIGIIGILLSFTLGLLGSLFGINSTKK, from the coding sequence ATGAAAGTTATATTTAGAAACACAGGATACTTCTTTAGGGAAATAAAAACCATTGTTAAGCTTGACTTTTTATCAAATATTTTTTCAATAATTAGTCTTAGTTTCATTTTCTTTTTACTATCCCTAATCTTTTCCGGTGGATGGATAACAAATGATCTAATTAAAGCAATAGAAAATGAAGCTGAAATTAGCGTCTATTATAACGAAGAAATAAACGTAGTAGATATAGAGAATAGAATAAAGAAAGTTACGGGCGTAAAAGAAGTCAATTACATAGATGAAAATAAAGCTAAATCTGAAATGACTGAAATAATGGGTGAGGAATCAAGGATTCTAGAATTATTTGATCATAATCCTTTCGACCCTTATATTGAGGTTAAGATTGATTTAAATTATGTTGAGAGCATATCGGAAGAAGTTGAATTAATCAACGGTATAGAGTTAGTTAGGGACAATAAGGAGATTCTTGATAAATTAAAGGATATATCCAGTCTTATAACTATTTTAGGATTGATTTTAATAATCGCTGTAAGTATATCTACTTTAGTAATTACATCACACATTATAAGACAAGGAATAAATTCAAATAAAGAACAAATATATACTTTAAGATTATTAGGTGCGCCTGAATCCTTTATAACCCTCCCTTTTATACTAGAAGGATTGTTTATGACTATTTTAGCTGGGATAATTTCTTTAATTATGATTTTTGTCGTTATCAATTACATATATGCTAAAATAATGGCCTTTCTTCCATTTTTAATTCTACCAAATATGATGCAGATGATGTATGGAATTGGGATTATAGGCATATTACTATCATTCACTTTAGGATTATTAGGAAGTCTTTTTGGAATTAATTCTACAAAAAAATAA
- a CDS encoding ribulokinase, translating to MKYSIGLDFGTQSGRAVLVEVETGNIIAQATKEYTHGVMVEYLPDGKTRLPHDFALQHPKDYLDVLEETIPAVIKESGVSNEDIIGLSTDFTACTILPIDNDGTPLCFREELKKEPHAYVKLWKHHAAEEESQFVTDTAKERNEEFLKKYGGKISSEWLVPKVLQILNEAPVIYDMTYSFMEAADWINLVLTGSIKRSSCHAGYKGTWNKSQGYPSKDFFKALDPKMENFVEEKLTGDVYSLGGKAGEINEEWAKRTGLKEGTAVGISIIDAHSGVPGIGICEPGKLLMIMGTSTCHILLGETEEIIPGIAGVVEDGVLPGFFGYEAGQACVGDHFSWLVDNFVPEVYVKEAKERNIGIHQLLTEKAEKLNVGESGLLALDWWNGNRTPYVDYDLTGLMLGFSLTTKPEEMYRALIEATAYGTNYIIETFENAGVPIKELYACGGIAEKNKMMMQIYADVTNREIRISASDQTPALGAAMFGAVAAGKKNGGYDTIFEAAKVMGKVKDEYYKPIPENVKVYKKLYNEYKILSEYFAKDNNVMKRLKSIKKSH from the coding sequence ATGAAATACTCTATAGGCTTAGACTTTGGTACACAATCAGGCAGAGCGGTATTAGTTGAGGTTGAAACAGGTAATATAATTGCTCAAGCTACAAAAGAATATACACATGGAGTAATGGTGGAATATTTACCTGATGGAAAAACAAGACTTCCTCATGACTTTGCCCTTCAGCATCCTAAAGATTATTTAGATGTATTAGAAGAAACTATACCTGCAGTAATAAAGGAATCAGGAGTATCCAATGAAGATATAATTGGATTATCAACAGATTTTACGGCCTGTACTATTTTACCTATTGATAATGATGGAACTCCTTTATGTTTCCGCGAAGAATTGAAAAAAGAACCGCATGCTTATGTGAAACTATGGAAACATCATGCTGCGGAGGAAGAATCCCAATTTGTTACTGATACAGCTAAGGAAAGAAACGAGGAATTCCTTAAGAAATATGGTGGAAAGATTTCTTCAGAGTGGCTGGTTCCAAAGGTATTGCAGATATTAAATGAGGCTCCTGTAATATATGATATGACCTATTCATTTATGGAAGCAGCTGATTGGATAAACCTAGTTCTTACTGGAAGTATTAAAAGATCAAGTTGTCATGCAGGTTATAAGGGAACTTGGAATAAGTCACAAGGATACCCTTCTAAAGATTTCTTTAAGGCACTGGATCCCAAAATGGAAAACTTTGTAGAAGAAAAACTAACTGGAGATGTTTATTCCCTTGGGGGTAAAGCTGGTGAGATAAATGAAGAGTGGGCAAAGAGAACAGGTCTTAAAGAAGGAACTGCTGTAGGAATTAGTATAATAGATGCTCACTCTGGTGTACCTGGTATAGGGATTTGTGAGCCAGGAAAACTGTTGATGATTATGGGAACATCCACATGTCATATATTGCTAGGGGAGACAGAGGAGATTATACCAGGAATTGCTGGTGTAGTAGAGGATGGTGTATTACCTGGATTCTTTGGTTATGAAGCAGGGCAAGCATGTGTTGGTGATCACTTCTCATGGTTAGTGGATAATTTTGTTCCTGAAGTTTATGTTAAAGAAGCTAAGGAAAGAAATATAGGAATTCATCAATTATTAACTGAGAAAGCTGAGAAGTTAAATGTTGGCGAAAGCGGTCTTTTAGCCTTGGATTGGTGGAATGGCAACAGAACACCTTATGTAGATTATGATTTAACTGGACTGATGTTAGGATTTAGCCTTACTACTAAACCTGAGGAAATGTATAGAGCTCTAATAGAAGCAACAGCATATGGAACTAATTATATTATTGAAACCTTTGAAAATGCAGGTGTTCCAATTAAAGAACTATATGCTTGTGGTGGCATTGCAGAGAAAAATAAGATGATGATGCAAATTTATGCTGATGTAACTAATAGAGAAATCAGAATATCAGCTTCAGATCAAACGCCAGCCTTAGGTGCTGCAATGTTTGGAGCTGTAGCAGCAGGTAAGAAAAATGGTGGCTATGATACTATCTTTGAAGCAGCGAAAGTAATGGGTAAAGTAAAAGATGAATATTACAAACCAATACCTGAAAATGTTAAGGTGTATAAAAAACTATACAATGAATATAAAATTTTAAGTGAGTATTTTGCTAAAGATAACAACGTTATGAAGAGATTAAAGTCTATTAAAAAAAGTCATTAG
- a CDS encoding ATP-binding cassette domain-containing protein, producing the protein MIITNKLFLKYPDGTLGLKDVNMVIPSGEVVFITGPSGSGKTSFLKLLMGMENPSAGSLTVLGEDMNDINDKNLRKLRQSIGPIFQDFKLLDGRTVYENVILGMRFLDFSNNDIKNLAITSIKRVGLAHKVNSLVDNLSYGERQRVSIARAVARKPLLIIADEPTGNLDKDNSLNILELLKSFRDNNTTVIITTHATHLIEDEDNCLKIHVQNGEMSLQEVSNESYI; encoded by the coding sequence TTGATTATTACTAATAAGTTGTTTTTAAAATATCCTGACGGAACTTTAGGGCTAAAGGATGTAAATATGGTTATCCCATCAGGAGAAGTAGTATTCATTACAGGACCTAGTGGTTCTGGTAAGACAAGCTTTCTAAAGCTGTTAATGGGAATGGAAAATCCTAGTGCAGGGTCATTGACTGTATTAGGTGAAGATATGAACGATATAAATGACAAAAATCTACGAAAATTGAGGCAAAGTATAGGTCCTATCTTTCAGGACTTTAAGCTTTTAGATGGCAGGACAGTTTATGAAAATGTCATTTTAGGAATGAGATTTTTAGATTTTTCAAATAATGATATTAAGAACCTTGCAATAACATCAATTAAAAGGGTTGGTCTAGCTCATAAGGTCAATTCCTTAGTTGATAATTTATCTTATGGAGAAAGGCAAAGAGTTTCAATAGCAAGGGCAGTTGCTAGAAAACCATTGTTAATAATAGCAGATGAACCTACTGGAAATCTGGATAAGGATAATTCCCTTAATATTTTGGAGCTGCTAAAATCCTTTAGAGATAACAATACAACTGTTATAATTACTACTCACGCTACTCACCTTATTGAAGATGAAGATAATTGTTTGAAAATTCATGTGCAAAATGGTGAGATGAGTCTCCAGGAGGTATCAAATGAAAGTTATATTTAG